A window of the Macadamia integrifolia cultivar HAES 741 unplaced genomic scaffold, SCU_Mint_v3 scaffold960, whole genome shotgun sequence genome harbors these coding sequences:
- the LOC122070644 gene encoding disease resistance protein RPH8A-like: protein MAERSVSFLIAKLGSLLLEEANFLGGVKTQILSLHDELEWINSFLRDADEKRRSNRRVNLWVSQVKNLAFDAEDIIDLYMLQIVRQRQRNIVKRFMGSRKYLFTLHKFGNQVEDIKRRIGEISANRSKYGIETLETGETSTRLDDCLGRKRRRDNMEEEVDVVGFEKDIEKLATLLKQEEESDRQLLVVSIVGMGGLGKTTLAKKVYDRSDVKNTFNSCAWIYVSQEYRIKDLLSGAIAQLMMRTKEELEKKNEEDLKNLLSNYLKERRCLLVFDDVWRKEDWDTLKLAFLPHRDERKQQRVLVTTRIMEVAKHTDPLIAPYELGLLGDKESFELFSKKVFQYQARIEERSYSKDLEDVGRKLAARCGGLPLAIVVLGGLLSTKERTLGVWNKVVESVNWQLNEGPQQCMDVLALSYTDLPYYLQSCFLYFGLYPEDYEISSKKLIRLWVAEGFILQRGEETMEDTAEEYLEELIDRSMIQAASRRPVGGVEKCRIHDLLRDLAVSEAKKDKLLEIYGTSNCSASSLSRFRRLAIHPNNNGMHPVSSSTLHHLHSFLCFSFDLQKNEWKGLYVGFNLLRVLDLENVKSLDKLPKEIGGLVLLRYLNLRGTKLRRIPHSMGNLCNLQTLDLSDTYIRHIPKEIWRMQQLRHLSFSSRYLSSNLVECIEKVVTKIGRSCCRRPPRVDNLKDLQTLHLPASSWIEGGLNKLTNLRELQIEGKLSLYTRALTDSIDKLKKLKVLHLWGKYEIEYYWPFVSFSHHVDLYKLVLYGRLEKIPALEDFPPYLIELRLNRSHLKQDDQPMATLKKLPNLKILALGWDAFEGKEMICSGGGFAKLQNLNLHELSNLEDLKVEQGAFPCLKVLSIHGCENLKMLPDGLQHVTTLQELNIRSIGNALEARVQKDTGEDWEKIKHIPSVTTFFY from the coding sequence ATGGCTGAGCGCTCCGTCAGCTTTCTTATAGCAAAATTGGGTTCCCTGTTATTAGAGGAAGCTAATTTCCTCGGTGGAGTGAAAACGCAAATCCTGTCTCTGCACGATGAACTTGAGTGGATTAACTCCTTCCTAAGAGATGCTGATGAAAAGCGCAGAAGCAACCGGAGGGTGAACTTGTGGGTGAGCCAAGTGAAAAACCTAGCTTTCGATGCTGAGGATATCATTGATTTGTACATGCTTCAAATCGTGCGACAACGGCAAAGAAATATAGTGAAGAGGTTTATGGGTTCTCGCAAATATCTTTTTACTCTACACAAGTTTGGAAATCAAGTGGAGGACATCAAAAGAAGGATTGGAGAGATTTCGGCTAACAGATCCAAGTACGGGATTGAAACTCTTGAAACTGGAGAGACTTCAACTCGTTTGGATGATTGCTTAGGacgaaagagaaggagagataacATGGAAGAGGAAGTTGACGTTGTTGGCTTTGAGAAAGATATTGAGAAACTAGCGACGCTTCTGAAGCAAGAAGAAGAGTCCGATCGGCAACTTCTCGTTGTTTCCATAGTGGGTATGGGTGGTTTAGGCAAGACCACTCTTGCTAAGAAAGTTTATGATAGGAGTGATGTCAAGAACACTTTCAATTCTTGTGCATGGATTTATGTCTCTCAAGAATACAGAATAAAAGATCTTCTCTCTGGGGCCATAGCACAACTAATGATGCGCACGAAGGAGGAGttagaaaagaagaatgaagaagatttGAAGAATTTGCTCTCTAATTACTTGAAAGAACGGAGATGTCTGCTTGTATTCGATGATGTATGGAGGAAAGAAGATTGGGACACATTAAAGTTGGCATTTCTACCCCATCGGGATGAAAGGAAGCAACAACGAGTGTTGGTTACCACCCGTATTATGGAAGTAGCCAAACATACTGATCCATTAATTGCTCCATATGAACTCGGACTTCTGGGTGATAAGGAGAGTTTTGAACTCTTCTCAAAGAAGGTCTTTCAATACCAAGCAAGAATTGAGGAAAGAAGCTACTCCAAAGATTTGGAAGATGTTGGAAGGAAATTGGCTGCTAGGTGCGGTGGATTACCACTTGCGATTGTGGTATTAGGAGGTCTCTTATCGACAAAGGAACGAACACTTGGCGTGTGGAACAAAGTAGTTGAAAGCGTGAATTGGCAACTTAATGAAGGCCCACAGCAATGCATGGACGTATTAGCTCTGAGTTATACAGACTTACCGTATTACTTGCAATCTtgttttctctattttggtCTTTACCCAGAAGACTATGAGATCTCTTCTAAAAAATTGATTCGATTATGGGTTGCGGAAGGGTTTATACTACAGAGAGGAGAGGAAACTATGGAAGATACTGCTGAGGAGTACCTAGAAGAGTTGATCGATAGGAGCATGATCCAAGCAGCAAGTAGGAGACCAGTTGGAGGTGTTGAAAAATGTCGTATCCATGATCTCTTGCGGGACTTGGCAGTTTCAGAAGCCAAGAAAGATAAGCTTCTTGAAATATATGGGACTAGTAACTGTTCCGCTAGTTCTCTAAGTAGATTTCGTCGGCTTGCGATCCATCCAAACAACAATGGTATGCACCCTGTATCGAGTTCCACTCTTCACCATCTTCATTCCTTCTTGTGCTTCAGTTTTGACCTCCAAAAAAATGAGTGGAAGGGTCTTTATGTGGGGTTCAATCTGCTTAGAGTATTAGATTTAGAGAATGTGAAAAGTCTTGACAAATTACCAAAGGAAATTGGAGGGCTCGTCCTTCTAAGGTACTTGAACTTGCGTGGAACCAAACTACGAAGAATTCCACACTCAATGGGAAACCTCTGCAATCTACAAACTTTAGATCTATCCGACACATACATCAGACACATACCCAAGGAAATATGGAGAATGCAACAACTAAGACATCTTTCTTTTTCCAGCAGATATCTTTCTTCAAATTTAGTTGAATGCATAGAAAAGGTTGTCACTAAGATTGGTCGAAGTTGTTGTCGTCGTCCACCCAGAGTCGATAATCTGAAGGACCTCCAGACGCTACATCTACCTGCAAGCAGTTGGATAGAAGGTGGTCTTAACAAGTTGACAAATCTGAGAGAACTCCAGATAGAGGGAAAGTTGAGTTTGTATACGAGGGCATTAACCGACTCTATTGACAAACTGAAAAAACTTAAAGTGTTGCACTTATGGGGAAAATATGAAATCGAATATTATTGGccttttgtttcattttcacACCATGTGGACCTCTACAAATTGGTGTTGTATGGAAGGCTAGAGAAGATACCTGCCCTTGAGGATTTTCCACCATATCTCATAGAGTTGAGATTGAATAGATCCCATCTAAAGCAAGACGACCAACCAATGGCAACACTAAAGAAGCTACCAAACTTGAAGATTCTCGCTTTAGGATGGGATGCATTTGAAGGAAAGGAAATGATTTGTTCTGGAGGAGGTTTTGCTAAACTCCAAAATTTGAACCTTCACGAGTTATCTAACTTGGAGGATTTGAAGGTGGAGCAAGGAGCATTCCCCTGCCTTAAAGTTTTAAGTATTCATGGGTGCGAAAATTTAAAGATGCTTCCAGATGGGCTGCAACACGTCACTACCCTCCAAGAGCTCAACATACGCTCCATAGGGAATGCTTTAGAAGCGAGG